In Burkholderia gladioli, a genomic segment contains:
- a CDS encoding DUF3108 domain-containing protein — MPSPLPPESSRLSPRRWLRAGLTLALVLVLHLIAGLWFAGYRAPANPDARDDTPVQVELLEPQPIERAPAPAAPAPKPAPKPVPRPAAKPAPAAPRNQAPVLTSAAPSAPATAPPGDGQAAGAGTGQGAASASATASAAVPASAAASGVKFIAPPSGDLRYGAYFNGNLNGTATIHWTTEGDRYRLLIEIPVPFVGPFVYESLGRIDAYGIAPDRYTEQRGRKPADIAIFNRQTKQVVFTRTPNSLPLTDGMQDRFSLLMQLSGLVHGAPDVYRPGVAREFRIIDNNSGETWPIVTIGDETIRTATSSLETRHFRRLPRREGDTRRIDIWLAPSLDWLPVRLVQTEPNGSEIELLWQGRGAPSRGIGYDESAAMDAHASIAPAAPAPASTSAPAAGASGAGAASAPVSSDGMPAASAAEAASPVASAPQAASPAR; from the coding sequence ATGCCCTCGCCCCTGCCGCCCGAATCGTCCCGCCTCTCGCCGCGCCGCTGGCTGCGCGCGGGGCTGACGCTCGCGCTGGTGCTGGTGTTGCACCTGATCGCCGGCCTGTGGTTCGCGGGATATCGCGCGCCGGCCAATCCCGATGCGCGCGACGACACGCCGGTGCAGGTCGAACTGCTCGAGCCGCAGCCGATCGAGCGCGCGCCCGCGCCCGCCGCGCCGGCACCGAAACCCGCGCCGAAGCCCGTGCCCAGGCCGGCCGCCAAACCCGCTCCGGCCGCGCCGCGCAACCAGGCGCCGGTGCTGACCAGCGCCGCGCCCTCGGCGCCGGCCACCGCGCCGCCGGGCGACGGGCAGGCAGCCGGGGCCGGCACGGGCCAGGGTGCCGCCTCCGCGAGCGCGACGGCCAGCGCGGCCGTGCCCGCCTCGGCCGCCGCCAGCGGCGTGAAGTTCATCGCGCCGCCCTCGGGCGACCTGCGCTACGGCGCCTACTTCAACGGCAACCTGAACGGCACCGCGACCATCCACTGGACCACCGAGGGCGATCGCTACCGCCTGCTGATCGAGATCCCGGTGCCCTTCGTCGGTCCCTTCGTCTACGAGAGCCTGGGCCGCATCGACGCCTACGGCATCGCGCCCGACCGCTACACCGAGCAGCGCGGCCGCAAGCCCGCCGACATCGCGATCTTCAATCGGCAGACGAAACAGGTGGTGTTCACCAGGACGCCGAACTCGCTGCCGCTGACCGACGGCATGCAGGACCGCTTCAGCCTGCTGATGCAGTTGTCGGGCCTGGTGCACGGCGCGCCCGATGTCTATCGCCCCGGCGTCGCGCGCGAATTCCGCATCATCGACAACAACAGCGGCGAGACCTGGCCGATCGTCACGATCGGCGACGAGACGATCCGCACCGCCACCAGCTCGCTGGAAACCCGCCACTTCCGCCGCCTGCCGCGCCGCGAGGGCGACACGCGGCGCATCGACATCTGGCTCGCGCCCTCGCTGGACTGGCTGCCGGTGCGCCTGGTGCAGACCGAGCCGAATGGTTCGGAGATCGAATTGCTGTGGCAGGGGCGCGGCGCGCCGAGCCGCGGGATCGGGTATGACGAATCGGCCGCGATGGATGCGCACGCAAGCATCGCGCCCGCCGCCCCTGCCCCTGCCTCGACCTCTGCCCCGGCAGCCGGCGCGAGCGGCGCGGGCGCGGCTTCCGCGCCGGTATCGTCGGACGGCATGCCGGCCGCCTCGGCGGCCGAAGCCGCGAGCCCCGTCGCATCGGCACCACAAGCGGCCTCGCCAGCACGGTAA
- a CDS encoding DUF3567 domain-containing protein yields the protein MQMIYNSPNYCVVEFAPQVGHHAMNSGGYEIVDKNAQREIFIDGELAERFREHVKQLIEDEPSLDEVDEFLGQFDSLMTQPVVLH from the coding sequence ATGCAAATGATCTACAACAGCCCCAACTACTGCGTCGTCGAGTTCGCCCCGCAGGTCGGCCATCACGCAATGAATTCCGGTGGCTACGAAATCGTGGACAAGAATGCGCAGCGCGAGATCTTCATCGATGGCGAACTGGCCGAGCGCTTCCGCGAGCACGTCAAGCAACTGATCGAGGACGAGCCCTCGCTGGACGAGGTGGACGAATTCCTCGGTCAATTCGACAGTCTGATGACGCAACCGGTGGTCCTGCACTGA
- a CDS encoding homocysteine S-methyltransferase family protein yields the protein MPTSLPARSAPAASYTRGADLPALLARRILILDGAMGTMIQQYKFDEAAYRGERFADFGRDIKGNNELLSITQPATIREIHDQYFAAGADIVETNTFGATTIAQADYEMEHLVVEMNVESARLARESALKYSTPDKPRFVAGAIGPTPKTASISPDVNDPGARNVTYDELRDAYYQQAKALLDGGVDLFLVETIFDTLNAKAALFALDQLFEDTGENLPIMISGTVTDASGRILSGQTVEAFWNSLRHARPLTFGLNCALGAALMRPYIAELAKLCDTYVSCYPNAGLPNPMAETGFDETPDVTSSLLKEFAQAGLVNLAGGCCGTTPAHIAEIARALAEVKPRRWPSQYSEAA from the coding sequence ATGCCGACCTCCCTGCCCGCCCGCTCCGCCCCCGCCGCGTCCTACACGCGCGGCGCCGACCTGCCCGCGCTGCTGGCGCGCCGGATCCTGATCCTCGACGGCGCGATGGGCACCATGATCCAGCAGTACAAGTTCGACGAGGCCGCCTATCGCGGCGAGCGCTTCGCCGACTTCGGACGCGACATCAAGGGCAACAACGAGCTGCTGTCGATCACGCAGCCGGCCACCATCCGCGAGATCCACGACCAGTACTTCGCGGCCGGCGCCGACATCGTCGAGACCAACACCTTCGGCGCCACCACCATCGCCCAGGCCGACTACGAGATGGAGCACCTGGTGGTCGAGATGAACGTCGAGTCGGCGCGTCTGGCGCGCGAATCGGCGCTCAAGTACTCGACGCCGGACAAGCCGCGCTTCGTGGCCGGCGCGATCGGGCCGACCCCGAAGACGGCCAGCATCTCGCCCGACGTGAACGATCCCGGCGCGCGCAACGTCACCTACGACGAGCTGCGCGACGCCTACTACCAGCAGGCCAAGGCCCTGCTCGACGGCGGCGTCGACCTGTTCCTGGTCGAGACCATCTTCGACACGCTCAACGCCAAGGCCGCGCTGTTCGCGCTCGACCAGTTGTTCGAGGACACCGGCGAGAACCTGCCGATCATGATCTCCGGCACCGTCACCGACGCCTCGGGCCGGATCCTCTCGGGCCAGACCGTCGAGGCCTTCTGGAACTCGCTGCGCCACGCCCGGCCGCTCACCTTCGGCCTGAACTGCGCGCTCGGCGCGGCGCTGATGCGCCCGTACATCGCCGAGCTGGCCAAGCTCTGCGATACCTACGTGTCCTGCTACCCGAACGCGGGCCTGCCGAACCCGATGGCCGAAACCGGCTTCGACGAGACCCCCGACGTGACCTCGAGCCTGCTCAAGGAATTCGCCCAGGCCGGCCTGGTGAACCTGGCCGGCGGCTGCTGCGGCACCACGCCCGCGCACATCGCCGAGATCGCCCGCGCGCTGGCCGAGGTCAAGCCGCGCCGCTGGCCCTCGCAGTACAGCGAAGCCGCCTGA